In one window of Mytilus galloprovincialis chromosome 6, xbMytGall1.hap1.1, whole genome shotgun sequence DNA:
- the LOC143080351 gene encoding homeobox protein PKNOX2-like, with protein MMSVLPPDISQYTGVNLLAAIVTTAGIQECDGTETTKSNSETEDEKKAIYSHPLFPLLMLLFEKCEQASQSADCPSSDSFDIDIQSFVQRQEKDRKPFFSEDPDLDNLMVKAIQVLRIHLLELEKVNELCKDFCNRYINCLRGKLQSEQLLKVESDFDDSDVGSPPPSGTKNVPIAPNLTSTANNVMLGQTVSPASVSMPQLGPGQIMSGGTIYQMVHTPQGLVAQPIQFQAAQSNPVQVHGGTPMSQIGVNSVTPASSAGALSALAGHLSSDDEDGSDKKKSKRGVLPKSATQVMKSWLFQHIVHPYPTEDEKRQIANQTNLTLLQVNNWFINARRRILQPMLEASNPEQVKTKKSKPQTRPLQRFWPESLANLQPQIAPAIMSIASIQSTEEKPGFKDMNSNSEKTEDTETVNQSLSPVPVTDSSALTIDDNS; from the exons ATGATGTCTGTGTTACCACCAGATATTTCACAGTACACAGGAGTGAATTTGTTAGCAGCCATCGTTACAACAGCAGGAATACAGGAATGTGATgg AACTGAAACAACGAAGAGTAATTCAGAAACAGAGGATGAAAAAAAGGCTATCTATAG CCATCCATTATTTCCATTGTTAATGTTGTTATTTGAGAAATGTGAGCAGGCCTCACAGTCAGCAGATTGTCCAAGTTCTGACAGTTTTGATATTGACATTCAGTCCTTCGTACAACGACAAGAGAAAGACCGAAAACCCTTTTTCAGTGAAGACCCAGATTTAGATAATTTG ATGGTCAAAGCTATTCAGGTATTACGGATTCATCTGTTGGAATTGGAGAAAGTGAATGAACTATGTAAAGACTTTTGTAATCGTTACATAAATTGTCTAAGAGGAAAACTTCAAAGTGAACAATTGTTAAAAGTGGAATCAGACTTTGACGATTCCGATGTTGGTTCACCCCCACCCTcaggtacaaaaaatgtaccgaTAGCACCAAATTTAACATCTACAGCCAACAATGTCATGTTAGGACAGACAGTGTCTCCAGCCTCAGTGTCAATGCCACAGTTAGGTCCAGGTCAAATTATGTCCGGTGGTACGATATATCAAATGGTCCACACACCACAAGGCTTGGTGGCTCAACCAATACAG TTTCAAGCAGCACAATCAAATCCAGTCCAGGTTCATGGAGGCACACCAATGTCACAGATTGGGGTTAACTCTGTTACACCAGCATCTAGTGCAG GTGCTTTGTCAGCATTAGCAGGTCATTTAAGTTCTGATGATGAAGATGGTAGTGATAAAAAGAAGAGTAAACGAGGAGTTTTACCAAAGTCAGCAACTCAAGTGATGAAATCCTGGTTATTCCAACATATTGTT CATCCCTATCCAACAGAAGATGAGAAAAGACAGATTGCTAATCAAACTAATCTTACTTTATTACAAGTCAATAATTG GTTTATAAATGCTAGGCGAAGAATACTTCAGCCAATGTTAGAAGCCAGCAATCCAGAACAAGTCAAAACAAAAAAGTCCAAACCTCAAACTCGACCATTACAACGATTTTGGCCAGAGAGTCTTGCAAATCTCCAGCCACAGATTGCTCCTGCCATTATGTCAATAGCCTCTATACAATCAACAG AAGAAAAACCAGGTTTCAAAGATATGAACAGTAATAGTGAAAAGACAGAGGACACAGAAACCGTGAACCAGTCATTATCTCCTGTTCCTGTAACAGACAGTTCAGCACTGACAATTGATGATAATTCATAG